A region of Saccharomyces kudriavzevii IFO 1802 strain IFO1802 genome assembly, chromosome: 14 DNA encodes the following proteins:
- the SKDI14G0500 gene encoding uncharacterized protein — protein sequence MTIPMTDETRYVIDDNMPAQVQSKVKTIDTVLSTQSSLKELSIEDDQMQEDLKNLTKFKRVLNLLKQEEEKFSKTNGVRTLAKQVLEIRETIEKVEEKIQKLINRIKTKKAEKITGILHAQVDGTGTHNLFDKLSNIGNVPIFSNNFQQYIKKYEFDDVFDKDNRNTDPRENEILCEIIKEGRTESLDVAKYSKEAIVGTLHESSINPVKQRLYDHKIDQNMRYEKFLISTVIETVRNATKEFKKLSIDTSIENKQRNQALIDLETYEIFLNKLTTKKNKITNEAKQDDDISNLDQLMELDEKIEKTSNIILRLQKSLESIDSYKDVKRLHERNDSTGKYYLFDTLTSKNRKFYPKDWVFKHKMTKIGNIPVFLNNFQQFIEKYQFDNIFDPQIQNIDPRENEILCEVIKEGFNESPAIMNINTGDIFRIIRDLKKKYASLFGRDIRQKAWEKVLVDTTCKDTDLLMNELQKLVLMEKWTLSQCCQNCPNLTHILKEAILGTLHESLRNPVKQRLHIYSIDENERIEEILINIVIETVMDLSSTDSNYSERNCKYCKSELHSSVNCRKKLNKNLGLPRPATQKVNIRKVQPKKNTLKLAQN from the coding sequence AAAGTTTAAACGTGTTCTAAATCTTTTAaaacaagaggaagaaaagttttcaaaaacgaaTGGCGTTAGAACTTTAGCCAAACAAGTGTTAGAAATCAGAGAAACAATTGAGAAggtcgaagaaaaaatccaaaagtTAATAAACAGGATAAAGACAAAGAAGGCTGAGAAAATTACTGGCATCTTACATGCTCAAGTCGATGGTACTGGAACTCATAACTTGTTCGATAAGCTGAGTAACATTGGAAACGTTCCtatcttttcaaacaaCTTTCAGCAAtacattaaaaaatatgaattcgatgatgtttttgataaggatAATCGAAACACTGATCCTcgtgaaaatgaaatcttaTGTGAGATTATCAAAGAAGGACGTACTGAAAGCTTAGATGTTGCAAAATACTCGAAAGAAGCAATTGTGGGAACCTTACATGAATCCTCGATAAATCCAGTTAAACAACGTTTATACGATCATAAAATTGATCAGAACATGAGATACGAGAAATTCTTGATTAGCACTGTTATTGAGACAGTGAGGAATGCTACTAAAGAGTTTAAAAAATTAAGTATTGATACTTCTATTGAGAACAAACAGAGGAACCAAGCTCTAATTGATTTGGAAACatatgaaatatttttaaaCAAGTTAACCACtaagaagaataaaattaCAAATGAGGCTAAACaggatgatgatatttcaaatctcGATCAGTTAATGGAActcgatgaaaaaattgaaaaaactagTAATATAATTCTTAGGTTACAAAAAAGTTTAGAATCAATTGATTCCTATAAAGATGTTAAGAGGTTACATGAAAGAAATGATTCCACCGGTAAATATTACTTATTCGATACACTTACCTCAAAAAATAGGAAATTTTACCCTAAGGATTGGGTATTTAAGCATAAGATGACTaaaattggaaatattCCTGTCTTTTTGAACAACTTTCAgcaattcattgaaaagtaTCAATTcgataatatttttgatccacaaattcaaaacatcGATCCTcgtgaaaatgaaatcttaTGTGAGGTTATCAAAGAAGGTTTCAATGAAAGTCCTGCCATAATGAACATCAATACAGGTGACATCTTTAGAATCATTCGTGatttaaagaagaaatacgCAAGCCTTTTCGGTAGAGATATAAGACAAAAGGCTTGGGAAAAGGTGTTGGTGGATACAACTTGTAAGGATACTGATTTGTTAATGAATGAACTTCAAAAGTTAGTATTAATGGAAAAATGGACCCTGTCACAATGTTGTCAAAATTGTCCAAATCTTACACACATTTTAAAAGAGGCAATTCTTGGAACCTTACATGAATCTTTGAGAAATCCGGTTAAACAACGTTTACACATTTACtcaattgatgaaaatgagagaattgaagaaattctaATCAATATCGTAATTGAAACAGTAATGGACTTGAGTTCAACTGACTCTAATTATTCGGAAAGAAATTGTAAGTACTGTAAATCGGAATTACACAGCTCGGTAAACTgtagaaagaaattaaacaaAAACTTAGGCCTACCACGTCCAGCTACTCAAAAGGTAAATATTCGCAAGGTTcaacccaaaaaaaatacactAAAACTGGCACAAAACTAG
- the WSC2 gene encoding Wsc2p (similar to Saccharomyces cerevisiae WSC2 (YNL283C) and WSC3 (YOL105C); ancestral locus Anc_3.78): MHLPLIHGSFIFVWLLFIRAVLADQFTYKACYSASDIRKLGLTYKGVYEYQSVSYCENECSGQAVVALFDGTGCYCGGSVSQVQSLTQLDASKCDVNCAGWPYQKCGGSSAMNVYINNAASTADSSSSTASSTSSTTSSSSTSVSSKTSSKSDTKTSTSSSATQTSSSSPSTATATSSPKTTTSPSTTSSTTSSTSASSSSSSLETSSTQTTSSSTTSSSPSSLSSSSTATSTPAPSSSSIDTPTHYTTLVVTQSVVSQANEQASAILVTRTSVYEMASSTSSSTSTSLSGKSSSSKSKSLSGGAIAGVVVGVVCGTVVLLALAIFYFVWKKRRQSTQHVDLEETKHYQPYSLGDADAIPAIPPSASTPNWHIPSRNNTALSKNTTSTFGAYDLPTRLPGGRESTVAGDAHNVSRRSRLPSVVYEEPPSIYNGNQRFSATSLPDMMEERQLHIVNPDDASSNTGSNASNGDDDYDDTKVSNNSSLH, encoded by the coding sequence ATGCATCTACCACTCATACACGGATCTTTCATATTCGTGTGGCTCCTCTTTATACGAGCCGTGTTGGCTGACCAGTTCACATATAAGGCTTGCTATTCGGCAAGCGACATCCGAAAATTGGGGCTGACTTACAAAGGTGTTTATGAGTATCAATCGGTTTCGTACTGTGAGAACGAGTGTTCTGGCCAGGCTGTCGTTGCCCTTTTCGACGGTACAGGCTGTTACTGTGGTGGTTCGGTATCTCAAGTGCAATCCTTGACCCAGCTAGATGCCAGTAAATGTGACGTTAATTGCGCTGGTTGGCCCTACCAAAAGTGTGGTGGTTCTTCTGCCATGAACGTTTACATCAATAACGCTGCCTCTACCGCGGactcatcttcatctacCGCGTCCTCAACATCGTCAACAACATCGTCATCGAGTACAAGCGTTAGTTCGAAAACGTCCTCGAAATCGGACACGAAAACTTCAACTAGCTCTTCTGCTACTCAAACATCCTCCTCCTCTCCCTCAACCGCCACTGCCACCTCCTCTCCAAAAACGACTACTTCCCCTTCTACCACTTCTTCTACTACTAGTTCTACCAGcgcttcttcctcttcttccagTTTAGAAACGTCTTCTACACAGacaacttcttcatccaccacatcatcttcaccttcatctttatcttcatcttcgaCGGCAACGTCTACACCCGCTCCTTCGTCCAGTTCCATAGATACGCCTACTCATTACACTACTCTCGTCGTGACTCAGTCCGTCGTCAGTCAAGCCAATGAACAAGCAAGCGCGATACTTGTTACAAGGACCTCCGTTTATGAGATGGCTTCATCTACGTCGTCCTCTACTAGTACCTCTCTGAGTGGTAAGTCGAGCTCTTCCAAGAGCAAAAGTTTAAGCGGCGGTGCCATTGCAGGTGTCGTGGTAGGTGTCGTTTGTGGTACCGTCGTCCTGCTAGCGTTGgccattttttattttgtttggAAGAAACGTCGCCAATCTACTCAACACGTAGACTTAGAAGAGACAAAACACTACCAGCCTTACTCGTTGGGTGATGCCGATGCTATCCCCGCTATTCCACCATCTGCTTCCACTCCCAACTGGCACATACCATCCAGAAATAACACGGCATTATCCAAGAACACAACTTCTACTTTCGGCGCCTATGATCTGCCGACAAGGTTACCGGGTGGTAGAGAATCTACCGTGGCTGGTGATGCCCATAATGTCAGTAGAAGAAGCCGTCTCCCCTCAGTGGTGTATGAAGAACCTCCTTCGATCTATAACGGGAACCAAAGATTCAGCGCTACTTCGTTACCGGATATGATGGAAGAAAGACAATTACACATTGTAAATCCCGATGATGCAAGTTCGAATACTGGCAGTAATGCCTCTAATGGTGACGATGATTATGATGATACAAAGGTTTCCAATAACAGTTCTTTGCACTGA
- the POP3 gene encoding Pop3p (similar to Saccharomyces cerevisiae POP3 (YNL282W); ancestral locus Anc_3.79) yields MSQSLKSLDRKIAKRRQVYKPVLDNPFTNEAHLWPHVRDQPLIWQLLRSSILNKLAHIQSGEEYPWELYTEFNDIVQYLRSDQGNTDPVCLFVCNRDPDVPLVLLQQIPLLCYMAPMAVKLVQLPKNAMATFKSVSKYGMLLLRCDDRVDKKFVSQIEKNVDPLQFPWLNAVKYQPTSVKLLKTTVPIVSKNKQK; encoded by the coding sequence ATGTCCCAGTCGTTGAAGTCTCTAGATAGGAAAATAGCGAAGAGGAGACAAGTGTATAAGCCCGTGCTAGACAATCCGTTTACGAATGAAGCGCATCTGTGGCCACACGTGCGCGACCAGCCGTTGATCTGGCAGCTGCTGCGGTCCTCCATTTTGAATAAGCTGGCACATATCCAATCGGGGGAGGAGTACCCTTGGGAGCTGTACACTGAGTTTAATGATATTGTACAGTATCTGAGGAGCGATCAGGGGAATACCGACCCAGTCTGTCTTTTTGTATGCAATAGAGATCCTGACGTGCCGCTCGTGCTCTTGCAGCAAATTCCTTTATTATGCTACATGGCGCCGATGGCCGTCAAGCTGGTGCAGCTGCCTAAGAATGCCATGGCTACTTTCAAGTCGGTCTCTAAATACGGAATGCTGCTATTGCGGTGCGATGACAGGGTCGATAAGAAATTTGTGTCGCAGATTGAGAAGAACGTTGACCCGCTCCAATTTCCATGGTTGAATGCTGTCAAGTATCAGCCCACGTCCGTCAAGCTGCTGAAGACTACCGTGCCCATTGTTTCGAAGAATAAGCAAAAGTAG
- the HCH1 gene encoding Hch1p (similar to Saccharomyces cerevisiae HCH1 (YNL281W); ancestral locus Anc_3.80), which produces MAVLNPNNWHWVDKNTLPWSKDYLNGKLTSLSTVSSDGKSRIELTQVSSITGDSNVSQRKGKPICYFDLQLSVNVKVTNLDTNKDNKDDDDMLADGKLEIPEFMHDESDFPILSQGFDVFDGLVRSEFVPKVLETLLKYQDDLIKEHSRDLQV; this is translated from the coding sequence ATGGCTGTCTTGAATCCAAATAACTGGCACTGGGTAGATAAAAACACCTTACCTTGGTCTAAGGACTACTTGAACGGTAAATTAACGAGTCTATCCACTGTTTCTTCCGATGGGAAGAGTAGAATCGAATTGACTCAGGTGAGTAGCATCACCGGTGACTCCAACGTCTCCCAGAGAAAGGGTAAGCCGATCTGCTACTTTGACTTACAATTATCGGTGAACGTCAAAGTGACAAATTTAGATACTAATAAGGATAACAAAGACGATGACGACATGCTTGCGGACGGGAAACTAGAAATTCCAGAGTTCATGCATGACGAATCTGATTTCCCCATTTTGTCTCAAGGTTTCGATGTGTTTGACGGATTGGTTAGATCTGAATTTGTCCCTAAAGTGTTGGAGACGCTACTAAAATACCAAGATGACTTGATTAAAGAACATTCGAGGGATTTACAGGTTTGA
- the ERG24 gene encoding delta(14)-sterol reductase (similar to Saccharomyces cerevisiae ERG24 (YNL280C); ancestral locus Anc_3.81) produces MVSALNPRTTEFEFGGLIGALGISIGLPVFTIILNQMVRPDYFIKGFFHNFDIVELWNGIKPLRYYLGNCELWTVYCLWYGILAVLDVILPGRVMNGVQLRDGSKLSYKINGIAMSTTLILVLAVRWKLTDGQLPELQYLYDNHVNLCIVSILFSFCLATYCYIASFIPLIFRKNNDGRREKILAQGGNSGNMVYDWFIGRELNPRLGPLDIKMFSELRPGMLLWLLINLSCLHHHYLMTGKINDALVLVNFLQGFYIFDGVLNEEGVLTMMDITTDGFGFMLAFGDLSLVPFTYSLQARYLSVSPVELGWTKVVGILAMMFLGYYIFHSANKQKSEFRQGKLQNLKSIQTKRGTKLLCDGWWAKSQHINYFGDWLISLSWCLSTWFQTPLTYYYSLYFATLLLHRQQRDEHKCRTKYGENWEEYERRVPYKIVPYVY; encoded by the coding sequence ATGGTATCAGCATTGAACCCCAGAACTACGGAGTTTGAATTTGGTGGATTGATTGGTGCCCTAGGCATCAGTATAGGGCTACCTGTTTTCACTATCATCTTGAATCAAATGGTTAGGCCCGATTATTTTATTAAGGGATTTTTCCACAATTTTGACATAGTTGAGCTTTGGAACGGTATCAAGCCATTGCGTTACTATTTGGGCAATTGCGAGTTATGGACCGTTTATTGTCTGTGGTATGGTATTTTAGCGGTTTTGGACGTCATTTTGCCCGGCAGAGTCATGAACGGTGTCCAGTTAAGAGACGGATCGAAGCTTTCGTACAAAATCAATGGGATTGCCATGTCTACAACTCTGATCTTGGTTTTGGCTGTAAGATGGAAGCTAACTGATGGTCAATTGCCTGAATTACAGTACCTGTATGACAACCACGTTAATCTGTGCATAGTATCcattttgttttcgttCTGTTTGGCTACGTATTGCTATATTGCCAGTTTCATACCGTTAATCTTTAGGAAGAACAATGATGGTCGTAGAGAAAAGATCTTGGCACAAGGTGGGAATTCGGGAAATATGGTTTACGATTGGTTTATTGGTAGAGAGTTGAACCCCCGGTTGGGACCTCTAGATATCAAGATGTTTTCCGAATTAAGACCCGGTATGCTGTTATGGTTGCTTATCAATCTGTCATGCTTACATCATCACTACCTGATGACCGGTAAAATTAACGATGCATTGGTTCTCGTTAATTTCTTACAGGGATTTTACATATTCGATGGGGTGTtaaatgaagaaggtgTGCTAACAATGATGGATATCACTACAGATGGATTTGGCTTCATGCTAGCATTTGGCGATTTGAGTTTGGTTCCATTTACCTACTCCTTGCAGGCCCGTTATTTGAGCGTTTCACCCGTGGAACTGGGATGGACCAAAGTCGTGGGGATATTAGCAATGATGTTTTTGGGATACTACATCTTCCATTCCGCAAACAAGCAAAAATCCGAGTTTAGACAGGGGAAATTGCAGAATCTAAAAAGCATTCAGACTAAACGTGGCACGAAATTATTATGTGATGGATGGTGGGCTAAATCACAACATATCAACTATTTCGGTGACTGGCTGATTTCGTTAAGTTGGTGTTTGTCCACATGGTTCCAAACTCCCCTGACGTATTACTACTCGTTATACTTCGCCACACTGTTATTGCACCGTCAACAACGTGACGAGCACAAGTGTCGCACGAAATATGGGGAGAATTGGGAAGAGTACGAAAGAAGAGTTCCTTACAAGATAGTTCCGTATGTTTATTAA
- the PRM1 gene encoding pheromone-regulated protein PRM1 (similar to Saccharomyces cerevisiae PRM1 (YNL279W); ancestral locus Anc_1.65), whose protein sequence is MAGLTCYLQLGDRLSQIWLNKYTLALLLAMIKLIFFSQSVQHALEASQAYILSNCHNIDTFYSKVTDNTPHYLGVMGNYLIEKGMEETVKATLETLSLIVYASEGLLNFVIDLYLGTYACLIVSAVDGTVDVATNTTEKLISLVNDTVSSVANELDNGLDDISKVINKVIKAASKVEDFFTGDDDDDSNMTSSIKSVNLTISALHNLYIPSSINNKLEELSAKTPDFAQVKNSTKNLISVPFNEVRKNIKAMNTSKLIADTSVLYVPPISVANGTGICSSNESGIIDFYAVLGQVLRISTIVCITLLICCAVGAMIPVAWNEIKLWKRLCSMRDQYMLSRQDSYTSFSSENTHELKDPFADPPLHKDQYDVIASYQQCFQTWNTRIACQMTKVVTLGKSPQDIDPDTRKKIEWVVAYMTSERALCILGIGLLGILVCICQFAMISVLQHKIGHSLASSDSSNVQTLLKSSAAVDIENQMSLWSVQTNDYINTTETNINREVFGWIGTTTRSINSTVATMISDIDTTLADVFNGTLLYNPMKTVVGCVIENKLYTIEKAMTWIHDKAQLQIPRINGTQIKQALEKQANNGTTAATSSTSSATASLLEDLVDEMREGLLKVLRAYYRITMGELTVALIIIGVWLVQLPIAMVILRSRLRKSTLH, encoded by the coding sequence ATGGCAGGTCTCACATGTTATTTGCAACTTGGTGACAGGCTCTCTCAAATATGGCtaaataaatatacatTGGCGTTGCTGCTGGCGATGATAAAGcttatatttttctctcAATCTGTACAGCATGCGTTAGAAGCCTCGCAGGCATACATACTGTCCAATTGTCACAACATCGATACATTCTATTCCAAAGTGACAGACAACACACCCCACTATCTGGGCGTCATGGGCAATTACCTCATCGAAAAGGGTATGGAGGAAACAGTCAAGGCCACTCTGGAGACGCTATCGCTTATAGTTTATGCCAGTGAAGGATTGCTTAATTTTGTGATTGATTTGTATTTGGGCACATATGCCTGCTTGATCGTCAGTGCCGTGGATGGGACTGTGGATGTCGCCACTAACACTACGGAAAAATTGATCAGTTTGGTCAACGATACAGTTTCGAGTGTAGCCAATGAATTGGATAATGGGTTGGATGACATCTCCAAGGTAATCAATAAGGTCATTAAGGCTGCATCCAAAGTGGaggatttttttactggcgacgacgatgacgacAGTAACATGACCTCGTCCATTAAAAGTGTCAACCTCACCATATCTGCACTCCATAATCTATATATTCCCTCGTcaatcaacaacaaattaGAGGAGCTATCAGCGAAGACACCAGATTTTGCGCAAGTTAAAAATTCCACGAAGAATCTGATATCAGTTCCCTTTAATGAAGTACGTAAGAATATCAAAGCCATGAACACTAGCAAATTAATTGCAGACACCTCAGTTTTGTACGTCCCCCCAATTTCTGTTGCCAATGGCACTGGGATATGTTCATCCAATGAATCGGGCATTATAGATTTTTACGCTGTTCTGGGGCAAGTTCTGAGAATAAGTACCATAGTCTGCATCACCTTACTGATATGCTGTGCCGTTGGTGCGATGATACCTGTTGCCTGGAACGAAATAAAACTTTGGAAACGTCTTTGCAGTATGAGAGACCAATACATGCTGAGTAGGCAAGATTCGTATACGTCCTTTTCCAGCGAAAATACTCACGAATTGAAGGACCCGTTCGCAGATCCACCTTTACACAAGGATCAATACGATGTCATTGCAAGCTATCAGCAGTGCTTTCAAACATGGAATACCAGAATCGCATGTCAGATGACAAAGGTTGTCACTCTAGGAAAATCACCACAGGACATCGACCCTGATactagaaagaaaatagagTGGGTAGTGGCTTATATGACGTCCGAAAGGGCACTGTGCATTCTAGGAATTGGATTGTTGGGTATCTTGGTGTGCATATGCCAATTTGCCATGATATCAGTGCTTCAACACAAGATAGGCCATTCATTGGCGTCCAGTGACAGCAGTAACGTTCAAACTCTGCTGAAGTCCAGCGCTGCTGTTGATATAGAAAACCAAATGAGTCTTTGGAGCGTTCAAACAAACGATTACATAAACACCACCGAGACCAATATCAACCGGGAGGTATTTGGGTGGATAGGCACGACAACACGATCCATAAACAGCACTGTGGCCACCATGATCTCCGATATAGACACTACTTTGGCAGACGTGTTCAATGGGACACTGCTATATAACCCGATGAAGACGGTTGTTGGATGTGTCATCGAAAACAAGCTCTACACAATAGAGAAGGCAATGACGTGGATCCATGACAAGGCCCAGCTGCAGATTCCGAGAATTAACGGGACCCAGATCAAGCAGGCCCTGGAAAAACAAGCAAACAACGGCACTACGGCTGCAACCAGTTCCACATCTTCCGCTACAGCAAGCTTACTGGAGGACCTCGTAGATGAAATGAGGGAAGGGCTTTTGAAGGTTCTGCGAGCTTACTACAGGATAACCATGGGAGAACTTACGGTGGCCTTGATCATTATCGGAGTGTGGCTGGTACAATTGCCCATAGCCATGGTAATTCTTCGGTCACGTCTTCGCAAGAGCACCCTTCACTGA